Genomic segment of Euleptes europaea isolate rEulEur1 chromosome 21, rEulEur1.hap1, whole genome shotgun sequence:
CCAAGTGGCCTAGCTGATAAGAaaacgggggtggtggtggaaaggagaTCAGAGCTTTCCACGTGATGTGGAAAGGAACGCTACCGCTAATAAATGAGCTGGTGAGAAGGACTTGAGTGTCAGAACCAGTTCGTGTGTTCCAGCAGCCCTTTTCCTTGTGCAAACGTTGCTCACACCCGTAATCTGCTGGTGTCTCCTTCGTTGGGGACACACGGAAGGTAACCGGTCTTCCTCGAGGAGCAAAATGGGGTGGTTTTCTCCCTCAAATGATGGAAATAGCCATTAATAGCCATTCCGGTTCCCTACTTTAAGGTGTTCatgcagacattttaaaaaaagcaacggTAATTTTCCTTGGGGTCTTTTCCCTTTTGGTTAACTTGAAAAGTCgatgctgtttcccttgcagagagagacccctgcctgcctTATAGATGGCCCTGCTGCACAATGTTCATTACCCACACAGGGGCCAGCTAGTTTGCTACTGAAGCGATTTTTAATTGTCCTGAAAAACGTAAGCCTCGTGCCAAAGTTAGACCTAGGGGACAAAGGACCACGAATCTTGCATCTCTCTTGGCCCGTTCTCCCTCTTTGCAGGCACCCTAATGCCATGTCCTCCTTATAGTTTCACAGCCCTGAATGcaagcaaagagaagaagaagaagaagtactcGGGGGCCCTGAGCGTCAAGGAGATGTTGAAGAAATTCCAAAAGGAGAAGGAAGCGCAGAAGAAGAGGGATGAGGAGCCGAAGGTGGCTGTCCCCGCTCTGGCCGAAACCCCGGCTCCGCGTGAGGTGGAGAGCGTGTCcgaccccctcctctctctcttcgGCCACGCCAGCGATAGCGACCTGCTGCAGGCGGCCAACGCCATGGACTCCCTGACAGACCTGGACCTGGAGCAGCTCCTCAACGACTCCCCGGAAGAGAGCCCGTTCCAGGACGTGGAGGACGGGAGCGACCCTCTCGGGGCGGCCCCGGAACAAGACATCAAGCAGCCCCTGGCCCTCCCCGACGGGCTGCCCGCGCCACTGGAGAAGCGCATTGAGGAGCTGATGCAGGTACCGccaacccgtgtgtgtgtgtgtccccaaccttttttcagCCTGCATatacctttgggattctgacatggAGTGGGGGATGCAGCCACGAAATGGCCACcacgggaggcggagccagccacaaactgACCACCATGGGAGATGCGCGCGCTTACACACATTGAGAGCCCTAGCACAGGGGAAAAGAgaagaaagttaaaaaaatacactgggaaagagaagtgaaagaataaaaccaacactgtggcggcagctgcctccaaaacagtgttattttcatctgcatggccagatctccagctgccactcagaagccccgctgggcatgagccccactcactttctaaaacaccTGGAGGGCGCCAGGGAAGATGccggcaggcaccatggtgctcACAGGCACCAATCCCTGTCCCAGTAGGTGCGGTGATCACCTTGCCCATTCGTGCGGGAGGAGTCAGTGTGACTCCTTTGGGCCGGAAGAGGGATTGCCCTCTtgttctgacccagcagggctgctcttacTTCTCGGTGTCAGTGGTGCTGGTTCTGGAGGCTGCGCTTGGCTTTGGCTTCCGCAGAATGTCTTTGTGCTTCAATTttctattcccccccctcctttgtaTCTCTCTGGCTGCTAACCGTTCTGCGCCATCTCTTGCCAACCAGGCTGCCAGGGCTGCGGAAGGCGAAGGGAAGCACAAGTTCTTCAACCAGGACATCAACAACATCTTGCTGGAGTGAGTCCTCTTCTCAAATCTTTGGACAATGAGCATAACCTGTGCCAGGAACGACCAGTTTTCAATCGCTTAGGAAACCCTGTCATATACACCCGGCCTTGAAGTGTGACTCCCTTGCCCTGcaaatcctcctcctccatgcttATTTAGGAAGTGCATCCAGCAATCTGGTCCCTGTGCATTTCTTCCTGGACAAGCCccccgttgtggggaggggaagggaaggtgattgtaagccggtttgattctcccttaagtagcagagaaagtcggcatataaaaaccaactcttcttcttcttcttcttcttcttcttctgtgcagaACTCAAGTTAGGAGTCTGCCAGGTTCACTAGAGCCATTTTCACAGTGCCGGGAGAGAAGCCAGCACAGATGTAACTTTACCTTCCTAACCAGCAAAGCGCTTTTCAGTATCTCTGCCCTGGACTCTCTCATGATAGCATGGGAGGGggtaggagggagggggaaacccgtgcttaaaaaaaaagtctgtcaTTTTCAGCATCGAGCTGCAAACCCGGGAGCTGAACAGCCAGATCCGGTCGGGAGTCTACGCTTACCTGGCCGCCTTCCTTCCCTGCAGCAAAGACACTCTGGTCAAGCGGGCCCGCAGGCTGTACCTCTATGAGCAGGTGGGGATTGTGGATGGTCCATGCCGTCGGGCATTGCAAAGGACGGCAGCCCTAAACAAGGAAAAGCATATCTTGAGCGGTGCGAGACATCATGGCCATGAGCTCTCGTGCTATGCAgttagtggctaagagcggtggcttggagcggtggactctgatctggagaacctggttcgattccccattcctccacatgagcagcggaggctaatctggtgaactggatttgtttcccccactcctacacacgaagccagctgggtgaccttgggctagtcacagctctctcagccccacctacctcacagggtgtctcttgtggggaggggaagggaaggtgattgtaagccggtttgactctcccttaagtggtagagaaagttggcatataaaaaccaactcttcttcatcatccttgcTGGCCCTACAGTGAGAGGAAAGATTGCTGTAAGGATTCCCACTTGCGAGGGCTGGCCTGGACTTCTTTTCCCTTTACCTTTGGGGGAAAGCATTCTTGTTGAAGGAAGGAGACTGATGCCAAAGGGCTGCTTCCCTCCCCATTACAAAAGCCACTGGGTCCTGTCCTTCATGATGGACTGTgggtggcctccccccccccccggggaggagctgtggctcagtggtacagcacctacttggcatgcagaaggtcccaggttcaatccccggcatctccagtcaaaaggaccaggcaaggaggtgatgtgaaggacctcagcctgagaccctgggagagccgctgccggtctcagtagacaatactgacttggatggactgagggtctgattcaggataaggcagcttcctgtgttcatgactCGCTCGAGTGTGACAATCGCTTTTCCGCTGTCCTTTGCACAGGGGGGTCGGCTGAAGGAGCCTCTTCACAAGCTCAAGGAAGCCATTGGCCGGGTGATGCCGGAGCAGATGGCCAAGTACCAGGAGGAATGCCAAGCACACACCCAGGCCAAATTCGCCAAGTAGGCTTCCaattccctcccccaccttctgTGCCCATGCCTTCCAGACTCTCGGGGTTTCCCTTGCGGACCAGAAACCGTCGACGTGCCTGgccccttttttccttccactGTCCGTCTCCATGAATTGCAGGCAAAGCTTCCTGTTGATGGAATCGAGTTGATGGAAGTTGCGTCGAGGGTTCTAAAAACATCCTTGTTGACTTCCTAGAGAAGACAGTGGCTTAAATGGGTTCTGAGAGAGCACGTCCCTGTTtgctggtgggggtgggagggatggGGCGGTCATGAGCTGGAGAGGGCTGCCTGTTTCCTGTCCTGTGTTGAGGGCCTCCCCCGAGCTGCCCAGCCAACCCCTGCAGGAAAACGGGATGCCAGGGCGGGGCGGCCGTCTCTCTCGAGATCCAGCGTGGCTCTTCCTTCCGCCTTTCTCCCCTCAGGAtgctggaggaggaaaaggacaAGGAACTGCGGGAGCGGGTCTGCTCCGACGATGAGGAAGATGACGACAAAGGAGGGAAGCGCATCATGGGGCCCCGGAAGAAGTTTCAGTGGAACGAAGCGATCAGGTGGGCCAAGGGGAGacgtgacagaggtctataaaactgtgcatggtttggagagagtggacaggggagacattttcccccctctctcataatactagaacgcgggggtcatctgctgaagctggagggtgaaggattcaaaactgataataggaagtatttcttcatgcagcgcatagttaaatggtggaactccctgccccaggatgtggtgatggctgccagcttggaaggctttcagaggggagtggacatgttcatggaggagaggggctattcAAGGCTTctggtcaaaatggctactagtcatgatgcatacctattctctccaggatcagaggagcatgcttgttatattaggtgcttatgttcttatgttcattggtCTGCTGAGGTTATCAACTTCAAGGGGATGGCTAGAGTTGTTGGGGCAACTTTGTCTATCATCAAAAATAAAGGGAATTTTGGAGGTCCCTCCTTAGCCAAAGGAAGAAGTAGTGTACCCTTAGCAATATGTAAGTCAGTAACAAACACTGGGTCTACTGCGATGGATTGTGCCAGTAAAATCTGACCTCAGAGAATTTTACAAGCATCCCTCAAGTAGCATTCATCAACCTGTTTTACTTGTTCAAGTATCTTTCAGCCTacgtagtggacatgttcatggaggagagggctattcatggctactagctgcACTTaaaagcttgccgggtgacctcaGGGCagtcaatcccccccccccccagctttggaGCCGGCGGGTGCCGGACAGCTCCTGGAGGAGAACCTTTAGAAAGCTCAACTGTGTGGCGTTACAGACTGGATAACTGGGTGACAAATGCCCTGCCGGACCAGGTGAGCGGAGCTCTGTAATCCCGAGTCACCCTCGTCGCgaaccttttcttcctccctgcaGGGATTTGCTGTGCCAGGTGGTGAAGCTGAAGCTGGACGGGCACGAGCTGGAGAAGAACAAGGTCCAGCCGATGGAGGATTACGTGAAGACCTTCCTGGATGCCGAAGTCAAGCCTCTGTGGCCCAAGGGCTGGATGCAGGCGCGgtgagtgggggcgggggggccaaAGAAACTGCCGGGCACCGGCTGTTCCCGCTAGAGAAACCCCCTCCCGCAGTTGGCCCCTCAATTCTGGCAGAGCAGctttggaagggagggactgGGAGCCCGAGTGTTAAATCTTGCAGTTGAGAGGAGAGGCCCGCCTGTCTGAAGAGCTCTCGTCCTGAAGGGCCGGCAGGCAGCTGGGTAAACACGCCCAGGATGGGGAAGGTGTCCAGGGCGGGGTGATAGGCTCTGAGAGGGGGGGCAGGGCTGTGGGAGACGGTGCCTCGTGTGTGGCTCGTGCAGATGAAGTCTGAAGGAagagtggaactccctgccccaggatgtgatgatggctgccaacttggaaggctttaagaggggagtggacatgttcatggaggagagggctatccatggctacttgtcaaaatggatactagtcatgatgcttacctattctctacaggatcagaggagcatatctatgatattaggtgctgaggaacacaggcaggatggtgctgctgcagctgtcttgtttgtgggcttcctagaggcacctggttggcccctgtgggaacaggctgctggacttgatgagccttggtctgatccagcagggctttccttatgttcttaatctctGTTTTTGTTCGGCATTTCACAAGCCCCAAGATGCCCTAGCGGGTCTATGAGCGCTCCAGAAAAATGATATATGACAGAGCGGCTGTATTCCTTCCTCCTGTGCTGCTCAAACTGATGTTctttgtattgtcgaaggctttcacggtcagagttcattggttcttgtaggttatccgggctgtgtaaccgtggtcttggaattttctttcctgacgtttcgccagcaactgtggcaggcatcttcagagtagtaacactgaaggacagtgtctctcagtgtcaagggtgtagaaagagtaatatatagtcagaaaggggttgggtttgagctgagtattgtcctgcaaaagtattgtcctgtaagtatcaagataatgtgctaatgagggtatggtatgttaatatggaaccattgtatcctgaagtgatctgttaatgtgtgtaatccaaaactaatctgtatggctattgttgaatgttgtctttgtctggaggtttttcagggcaggaagccaagccttattcattcttaaactctcctcttttctgttaaagttgtgctgatgtttgtgaatttcaatggcttctctgtgcaatctgacaaaatagttggtagaattgtccagtctttcagtgtcttggaataagaccctgtgtcctgtttgtgtcagtccatgttcagccactgctgatttctcaggttggccaagtctgcagtatctttcatgttcttttatccttgtttgtatgctgcgttttgtggtcccgatgtaaacttttccacagctgcaaggtatacgatatactcctgcagaggtgagggggtctcttttgtcttttgctgatcgtagcatttgttgtattttcttggtgggtttaaacactgtttgtaggttatgttttttcaaaagtttctccatcctatcagtgactcctttaataaatggcaagaatacctttcctatgggagactgtttttcttgagttttctgatttttgtttggttcaatggcccttctgatttcattcttggagtagccgtttgctagcagtgcgtgatttagatggttagtttcttccttgagaaactgtggttcacagatccgtcttgcacggtccattaatgttttgattattcctcttttctgtcgggggtggtggttggagtttttgtgtaagtagcgatctgtgtgagttggtttccggtagaccttgtgacctaactgaaggtttgatttacggatgacaagggtatcaagaaatgggagtttaccctcaatttccttttccatggtaaactgaatgtttggatggatattattaagatggtttagaaagtccattaatttttcttcaccatggctccaaatggtaaatgtatcatctacgaacctgaaccagactgtaggtttgtaaggtgctgattctaatgctgtcttttcaaaatattccatgtaaaagtttgctattactggactgagtggacttcccatagctactccatcaatctgttcataaaattcttgatcccataggaaataacttgttgtcaaacaatggtgaaataaggctgttatatcttctggaaaaatctggttaatcaatgagattgtgtcttttactggaaccttggtaaagagggatacaacatcaaaactgattaatatatcctttggattgagtcttaacggattcagtccgttaagactcaatccaaaggatatattaatcagttttgatgttgtatccctctttaccaaggttccagtaaaagacacaatctcattgattaaccagatttttccagaagatataacagccttatttcaccattgtttgacaacaagttatttcctatgggatcaagaattttatgaacagattgatggagtagctatgggaagtccactcagtccagtaatagcaaacttttacatggaatattttgaaaagacagcattagaatcagcaccttacaaacctacagtctggttcaggttcgtagatgatacatttaccatttggagccatggtgaagaaaaattaatggactttctaaaccatcttaataatatccatccaaacattcagtttaccatggaaaaggaaattgagggtaaactcccatttcttgatacccttgtcatccgtaaatcaaaccttcagttaggtcacaaggtctaccggaaaccaactcacacagatcgctacttacacaaaaactccaaccaccacccccgacagaaaagaggaataatcaaaacattaatggaccgtgcaagacggatctgtgaaccacagtttctcaaggaagaaactaaccatctaaatcacgcactgctagcaaacggctactccaagaatgaaatcagaagggccattgaaccaaacaaaaatcagaaaactcaagaaaaacagtctcccataggaaaggtattcttgccatttattaaaggagtcactgataggatggagaaacttttgaaaaaacataacctacaaacagtgtttaaacccaccaagaaaatacaacaaatgctacgatcagcaaaagacaaaagagaccccctcacctctgcaggagtatatcgtataccttgcagctgtggaaaagtttacatcgggaccacaaaacgcagcatacaaacaaggataaaagaacatgaaagatactgcagacttggccaacctgagaaatcagcagtggctgaacatggactgacacaaacaggacacagggtcttattccaagacactgaaagactggacaattctaccaactattttgtcagattgcacagagaagccattgaaattcacaaacatcagcacaactttaacagaaaagaggagagtttaagaatgaataaggcttggcttcctgccctgaaaaacctccagacaaagacaacattcaacaatagccatacagattagttttggattacacacattaacagatcacttcaggatacaatggttccatattaacataccataccctcattagcacattatcttgatacttacaggacaatacttttgcaggacaatactcagctcaaacccaacccctttctgactatatattactctttctacacccttgacactgagagacactgtccttcagtgttactactctgaagatgcctgccacagttgctggcgaaacgtcaggaaagaaaattccaagaccacggttacacagcccggataacctacaagaaccaatgatgttCTTTGATTTACCTGTGTTAACACATTGCTATGCAGAAAAGCTTTTAAActgttgggagggaggggggggaatacacTGCCAGCACATTTTTTAAACAGCCGTGGAGTCTGGAGACCATGAGGTCTAGAACTTTGGCTGTTTTGAAACTGACAGCTGGGATTTTGGGGGTTCCACTAGAGTGGCCCCAGGAGCTTGGACTGGACAGATCCTTTCCATTACCTGGAGGACTGGCCCCTTGCTGGCTGGCCagtgcagcccccctcccccaaccgtTCACTTCTCCTTTTTTAGGACGCTGTTCAAGGAGAGCAGACGAGTCCACGGTCACCTCACGTCCATCCCGTGAGTATTGCGCGGCATTTGCCACAGCGTTCCGCTCTCTTGCCCCGAGTTGGGTGGTGACTCtgcagatgtgtgtgtaaagtgctgtcaagtcgcagccaacttatggcgaccccttttttggggttttcatggcaagagactaacagaggtggtttgccagtgccttcctctgcacagcaaccctggtattccttggaggtctccgatcccaagtactaaccagggctgaccctgcttagagatctgacgagatcaggctagcctgtgccatctacAGATGGCATTGCGTAAAAGAAGCATCCGTCTCAGGGCACGTGCCCTCAGGTGGGGCTGGAATGGGGCAGCATTGGTCTTACCCAGCCCAGCGATCGAAGGTTGTGCATGGGAGATGCTTGGGGTTGCACTGGGGCTTCACGCATGGGCCACTATGTGCCCATGGCTTTTATCATGGTTCTGTCTCTCGCGCCTCCTCTCTCGGGACTGAGGATCCCCTCGGGGGCATGCCAGAAGTCATCTAGCTGGCGGCCGCTTGTCCTGGCCTTTCAGTGCCTCCGTGGAGGGTAAAGTGAACACCTCTCTCCCTTGTGCCCCCCTCTACAGAGCGAAGAAGAAAGTCATGGCTCCTCCAAAGGTGAAGGGGAAGGTGAGCAATTTCCTTCATTACGTCAGGGAACAGCTGCAGTTAGTGAGTACCAAAACATCTGTCTCGGCCAGGAGTTTCTGCTTAGGGAGTCCTCTCTCCTTACCTGCTGCTTTTTGGGGTAACGTATGCAAAATTCTGGTCCCTGCCCTGAGGAACATGCAGTCTACCtttaggaattgggggggggggtgcgtctgGCACCGGCATCTGTTCCTCCATGGCTGTCAAGGGCAAAGGAGGTTGAAACGTGTCAAATAAACCAAATTTAGGTagtaaaaatatacaaaataacaCCAAGGTATATTTTATCCAAAATATCTGTGTGGGCAACACACTGGCTGCAAAGTGAACAGCAGGGAAACAGTTTAAACGTACTGCGCGTCTAATCATGACTTTGCGCTTTCTCTCAGGAGCCATCCGGCAAGCCGGAGAAGAAGGTGCCCCTTTCCATGCCTGTGATCCACGTGAGCGGCACGGTCTCGCTCTCTCCAGAGCCTCAGGGGATCACCGTCGGCCTCAGCCCTCAGACCAGGGAGCTCTTGGCCATGAGCGCGCCTTCCGCCCCGAGCAGCACGGCGGCCCAAGCCACCTTCAGCATGGACGACTCTCTGGACGAGGACTTGATCCAGAACGCAGCCTCCTCCTTGGAGGCCGTCTCAAAGGAGCTGGCAGCGCTGAACAGCCGCGCAGGGGACAGCCCCGACTTCACCCTTCCTGCCCCCCACAAGGCGCCCGCCGAGAAGCCCCCCGGCCAGGCTGCAccggaagagaagaagagtttcgCCAAGCTGGGCCCCTCGCTTGCCCAGTCGCCCGCCGGCAGCTCTTTGCAGTCGCCCCTCAACTTCCTGGCCGAGCAGGCCTTGGCATTGGGCCAGACCCCGGCAGACAAGAAGGCGGAGGGCGCCGCTTACAAAGAGCCCCCTTGCCCAACTCCCCCCAACAAGCTGGAGGCTCACCTCTCCAAGCCCAAGCACCACAGCGCCCCGCGTGCGGCTCATGGGCCCCAGACCTCGACCCCGGCCCCCCCAGCGAAGGCGTTTCCTGTGGGAGGGCAGCAGCCCaaacctttccccctttcccctccctatgtCAAGCTGCAGGCTCCCAAGGCCACCTCCCCGCTGCCCCCGCGCCCCCTCCTACCGCAGCAGGTCAAGGGGCCCGCCAAAGCACCCGGCTTCCACTCTGCCCCCTCGCCATCCTCGTCGTCCTCGACCGTTTCCCTGGCGTCCGGCAGCTCCCACAAGACCCCCAGTTCCTCGCCTGTCTCTCTGACCTTCCTAGGGAAGCACTTGAGCGTCTCTGGCTCCTCGACGCCGTCCTACAAGTCGCCCTTCGTGGCCCTTTCCCGGCACTTGGCTCCTCCCAGCGGCTCCGCATCTGCCGGGGCCGCGAACCAGAGCCCCTCTGCCGGCAACCTGCTGCCTGGCACGTCTCTCCCCTCTCCCGGGCAGGCCCCCAGCCGCTCCTCGCCCAGCTCCGCCGCCGCCAAGAAGACGCCCGTCTCTCAGAAGCTGACACTGGTGGCTCCGCCAGGAGGCCCGAACGTCAGCTCAAGTGGGGGGACGCAAGGGGTGGCCAAGCTGCTGACCTCCTCCCTCAAGCCGGCGGTGGTGACCAGCGCGGCATCTTCTACCTCGGTGACGGTAAGTGGCCCCTTGGAAAAGCCAGGGTGTTGGTACAAGCATGGCTTTGGAATGTAAGGCCCTTGGGAAACGACTCGGCTGTCTTCTCCCTaaatcagaggtccccaacaagtgttttaaaaagtgggcggggccaggtggggaacttgcccagcaaagcttctgattggccactggagactgGATCAGCTAGGTAGATTAAAATGGCGTTTTTTTTCAGTGATGGCTGCCACCACGATATTggttttattctgtctctcactcttcttcccagtgtattttttttaaattaccccaTATCTGACCTGCCCTTGGGCTTCCTCTTtgtgtggctccacctcttgtggcagccattttgtttttgcgccaccaccctgtgtcagaattccaaaggcgccccTGGGGTTAagaagtttggggacccctgccataaatGATCACTGTATATAATACAGGCTCTTCCATAAACCTCCCTAGCCTTGCATGCCTCTCTGCACCCCTGCTTCTCTT
This window contains:
- the UBN1 gene encoding ubinuclein-1 translates to MTEPHRVQLTSLPGPLGTTLLKKPRREDIAGPEPPQEPEPASAAVRIALTLFEPDHKRCPEFFYPELLKNTRGKGKSSSAGEKKKDPSDPFNDEERERHRVEALARKFEEKYGGKKRRKDRIQDLIDMGYGYDESDSFIDNSEAYDELVPASLTTKYGGFYINSGTLQFRQASESEDDHIKEKKKKSPKKRKLKEGGEKMKKKKKDDSYDKEKKSKKSKFPKTGFTALNASKEKKKKKYSGALSVKEMLKKFQKEKEAQKKRDEEPKVAVPALAETPAPREVESVSDPLLSLFGHASDSDLLQAANAMDSLTDLDLEQLLNDSPEESPFQDVEDGSDPLGAAPEQDIKQPLALPDGLPAPLEKRIEELMQAARAAEGEGKHKFFNQDINNILLDIELQTRELNSQIRSGVYAYLAAFLPCSKDTLVKRARRLYLYEQGGRLKEPLHKLKEAIGRVMPEQMAKYQEECQAHTQAKFAKMLEEEKDKELRERVCSDDEEDDDKGGKRIMGPRKKFQWNEAIRDLLCQVVKLKLDGHELEKNKVQPMEDYVKTFLDAEVKPLWPKGWMQARTLFKESRRVHGHLTSIPAKKKVMAPPKVKGKEPSGKPEKKVPLSMPVIHVSGTVSLSPEPQGITVGLSPQTRELLAMSAPSAPSSTAAQATFSMDDSLDEDLIQNAASSLEAVSKELAALNSRAGDSPDFTLPAPHKAPAEKPPGQAAPEEKKSFAKLGPSLAQSPAGSSLQSPLNFLAEQALALGQTPADKKAEGAAYKEPPCPTPPNKLEAHLSKPKHHSAPRAAHGPQTSTPAPPAKAFPVGGQQPKPFPLSPPYVKLQAPKATSPLPPRPLLPQQVKGPAKAPGFHSAPSPSSSSSTVSLASGSSHKTPSSSPVSLTFLGKHLSVSGSSTPSYKSPFVALSRHLAPPSGSASAGAANQSPSAGNLLPGTSLPSPGQAPSRSSPSSAAAKKTPVSQKLTLVAPPGGPNVSSSGGTQGVAKLLTSSLKPAVVTSAASSTSVTKGASGAVLLTSSSSLSVLPPPYKAGSAKLPPALGSTPLGILSPIHSYPLHVISFSSESSPKAGMSKDAIVTGPAPGTFHHGLGHNTPQLHGKGSSVQPRKL